One region of Bacillus pumilus genomic DNA includes:
- a CDS encoding NAD(P)/FAD-dependent oxidoreductase — MQDMEVYDVTIIGGGPAGLFSAFYSGLREMKTKLIEFQPFLGGKVHVYPEKMIWDIGGLTPVPGSQLIDQIVAQGLTFEPKVVLGEKVTSLSQDERGHFVLHTASNQKHYSKTVILAVGGGILKPIKLDIEGAERFEVQNLHYTVKSLARFKDKTVLISGGGNSAIDWANELEPIAKQVYLTYRKEALKGHEAQISHLKNSSVQFLLHTSIEKLIAADDHERIKTVVLKNNQDDALFDLAIDEVIINHGYERDKELLANSTIKLEQKDYWIAGTPLSETSVRGIYAAGDILHHEGKLHLIAGAFQDAANAVNQAKQYVMPDASARGMVSSHNDIFIQKNKELMKHLYTK, encoded by the coding sequence ATGCAGGACATGGAAGTATATGATGTAACGATTATTGGCGGAGGACCTGCTGGATTGTTTTCCGCTTTTTATAGCGGATTGCGTGAAATGAAAACGAAGCTGATTGAATTCCAGCCATTCCTTGGAGGGAAGGTTCATGTTTATCCGGAAAAGATGATCTGGGATATAGGAGGACTAACACCTGTTCCAGGCTCGCAGCTAATTGATCAAATTGTTGCTCAAGGACTGACGTTTGAACCAAAGGTCGTACTCGGAGAAAAGGTTACCTCTCTTTCTCAAGACGAAAGAGGTCACTTTGTTCTCCACACCGCGTCAAATCAAAAACATTACTCCAAAACCGTCATTTTAGCTGTTGGAGGAGGTATCCTCAAGCCGATTAAATTGGATATTGAGGGTGCAGAACGATTCGAGGTTCAAAATTTGCATTATACGGTCAAATCCCTTGCACGCTTTAAAGATAAAACCGTGTTGATCTCAGGAGGTGGTAATTCAGCCATTGACTGGGCGAATGAGCTGGAGCCGATTGCCAAGCAAGTGTATTTGACCTATCGGAAAGAAGCCTTAAAAGGACACGAAGCCCAAATATCGCACCTTAAAAACAGCTCTGTCCAATTCCTGCTTCATACATCGATTGAAAAGCTCATCGCAGCAGACGATCATGAGCGGATTAAAACGGTTGTCCTCAAAAATAATCAGGACGATGCCTTATTTGATCTAGCCATAGATGAAGTCATTATCAATCATGGATACGAGCGAGACAAAGAATTACTTGCGAATAGTACCATTAAACTAGAGCAGAAGGATTACTGGATTGCAGGAACTCCACTGAGTGAGACGTCAGTCCGAGGCATTTACGCTGCAGGCGATATTTTGCATCATGAAGGAAAATTGCATTTGATTGCTGGCGCTTTCCAGGATGCTGCGAATGCGGTAAACCAAGCCAAGCAATATGTAATGCCTGATGCAAGCGCTCGTGGAATGGTTTCTTCGCATAATGACATATTTATTCAAAAAAACAAAGAGCTGATGAAGCATTTGTATACGAAATAA
- a CDS encoding tagaturonate reductase has translation MKRLSKALYPVPEYPETILQIGEGNFMRGFINWHIQKLNDCTDFKGRAVVVPPRKGSVAALNEQDGLYTLCIQGYHDQQEMNERMVIQSISRGISTYTDYDVFLQVAENPDLRFVFSNTTEAGLMFRKADRLEDRPQASFPGKLTAFLYHRFKAFAGDEQKGLIILPCELVEHNGDRLKEYVIDMATEWDLPLAFITWIKEANTFCNTLVDRIVPGFSKEAAEIVQKEEGYIDELLVTAEYYHLFVIEAPVFVQKELPFQEAGLNVLFVEDIAPYRMSKVRILNGAHTAMVPIAYSCGVETVKEAVDDEDVGPFIRRMLEEEILPGLELSRGELLLYTQSVWDRFCNPFVKHQLLDIALNGVSKFRTRILPSLLDYVEQKKQLPMKLVFSLSSLIYFYRAHAEKIKDDETVLAFMKEAFEEENQSNEAIAAKILSCEKLWGRNLTDINDLVHAVADQLTLIKEQGMRAAVQRMLQHQYESQGEKA, from the coding sequence TGGCACATCCAAAAGCTGAACGACTGCACAGATTTTAAAGGAAGAGCTGTTGTTGTTCCCCCGAGAAAAGGATCTGTTGCAGCTTTAAATGAACAAGATGGCTTATACACATTATGTATACAGGGCTATCATGACCAGCAAGAAATGAATGAGCGGATGGTCATTCAATCGATCAGCAGAGGAATCAGTACGTATACGGATTATGATGTTTTTTTACAAGTAGCTGAAAACCCCGATCTCCGCTTTGTCTTCTCCAACACGACAGAGGCAGGGCTTATGTTCAGAAAGGCGGATCGCTTGGAGGATCGACCGCAAGCGAGTTTTCCAGGAAAGCTGACGGCGTTCCTATATCACAGGTTTAAAGCATTTGCTGGAGATGAACAAAAAGGGCTGATCATCCTTCCATGTGAACTGGTCGAACATAACGGTGATCGCTTGAAGGAATATGTGATAGACATGGCAACTGAGTGGGACCTGCCGCTTGCGTTTATCACATGGATCAAGGAAGCCAATACGTTTTGTAATACGCTTGTGGATCGGATCGTTCCTGGGTTTTCTAAGGAAGCAGCTGAAATTGTTCAAAAGGAAGAGGGATATATCGACGAGTTGCTTGTCACGGCAGAATACTATCACCTCTTTGTTATTGAAGCACCTGTCTTCGTACAAAAAGAGCTTCCCTTTCAAGAAGCAGGTTTAAATGTCCTTTTTGTAGAGGATATTGCGCCTTATCGCATGAGCAAGGTACGGATTTTAAACGGTGCCCATACAGCGATGGTGCCAATCGCTTACTCATGCGGGGTAGAAACTGTAAAAGAGGCTGTGGATGATGAGGATGTTGGCCCGTTCATCCGGCGGATGCTGGAGGAGGAAATACTGCCAGGGCTTGAGCTTTCTCGAGGTGAGCTTCTTCTTTATACACAATCGGTTTGGGATCGATTTTGCAATCCATTTGTGAAGCATCAATTGCTGGATATTGCGCTTAATGGTGTATCTAAGTTTCGAACCCGTATTCTTCCGTCATTGCTCGATTATGTTGAGCAAAAGAAACAGCTGCCAATGAAACTCGTGTTTTCACTCAGCAGCCTCATTTATTTTTACAGAGCACATGCAGAAAAGATAAAGGATGATGAGACTGTACTGGCATTCATGAAGGAAGCCTTTGAAGAAGAGAACCAATCTAATGAAGCGATCGCAGCAAAGATTCTATCATGTGAAAAATTATGGGGGAGAAATTTAACGGATATAAATGATTTGGTTCACGCTGTAGCTGATCAGCTTACCCTCATAAAGGAGCAAGGGATGAGAGCGGCTGTTCAACGAATGCTGCAGCATCAATATGAAAGTCAGGGGGAGAAGGCATGA
- a CDS encoding UxaA family hydrolase encodes MKDFIVIHPSDNVGIALKVLEQGEELHHQDHSVILKETIAKGHKFALADIKQRENIMKYGYPIGHATTAISAGEWVHTHNIKTNLSGKLDYEYEPSFTNNPYEKTNLTFKGYKRKNGESGIRNELWIVPTVGCVNGIADQIIQIFTAEMGGSIHPFETALVLKHNYGCSQLGDDHENTKIILQNAVKHPNAGGVLVLGLGCENNDIEDFQSTLGEYDHERVKFLRSQEVGDEIEVGVALLKEIYEAAKEDHREEIPLSELKIGLKCGGSDGFSGITANPLLGRLSDFIVAQGGTTVLTEVPEMFGAETILMERAESEATFDNIVQMINDFKQYFMDHRQPVYENPSPGNKAGGISTLEDKSLGCTQKAGTSDIQDVLKYGELLKRKGLNLLSAPGNDLVASSALAASGCQLVLFTTGRGTPFGTFVPTMKVSTNTALYETKKHWIDFNAGELLEDVPEDIVLEKFISTVIDVASGKLLNHEKNNFRELAIFKTGVTL; translated from the coding sequence ATGAAAGATTTTATTGTGATTCACCCTTCAGATAATGTCGGTATTGCTTTAAAAGTGCTTGAACAAGGGGAGGAGCTACATCATCAAGATCATTCCGTTATTTTAAAAGAGACCATCGCCAAAGGTCATAAGTTTGCATTGGCTGATATCAAGCAAAGAGAGAATATCATGAAATACGGTTACCCCATTGGGCATGCAACGACTGCCATTTCTGCTGGAGAATGGGTGCATACACATAACATCAAAACCAATCTATCAGGCAAGCTCGATTATGAATACGAGCCTTCATTTACAAATAACCCCTATGAAAAAACGAATCTTACATTTAAAGGATATAAACGAAAAAATGGGGAAAGCGGGATTCGCAATGAGCTTTGGATTGTCCCAACCGTTGGATGCGTAAATGGCATCGCCGATCAAATCATTCAAATTTTTACCGCTGAAATGGGCGGAAGCATCCATCCGTTTGAAACAGCTCTTGTATTAAAGCACAATTATGGATGCTCACAGCTTGGGGACGATCATGAGAATACAAAAATCATTTTACAAAATGCCGTGAAGCATCCCAATGCTGGAGGAGTGCTCGTCCTCGGACTTGGTTGTGAAAATAACGACATTGAAGATTTTCAGTCTACATTAGGTGAATATGACCATGAGAGAGTGAAATTTTTAAGAAGCCAAGAAGTAGGAGATGAGATTGAGGTGGGAGTCGCTTTACTCAAGGAAATTTATGAGGCAGCGAAAGAAGATCACCGTGAAGAAATCCCGTTATCTGAGCTGAAAATCGGCTTGAAGTGCGGGGGATCAGATGGATTCTCCGGCATTACCGCAAATCCGCTTTTAGGAAGGCTGTCCGATTTTATTGTTGCTCAAGGCGGCACGACAGTGTTAACAGAAGTGCCCGAAATGTTTGGAGCAGAAACGATTTTAATGGAGAGAGCGGAATCAGAAGCGACTTTCGACAATATTGTGCAAATGATCAATGACTTTAAACAATACTTCATGGATCATCGACAGCCAGTATATGAAAATCCTTCCCCGGGAAATAAAGCAGGTGGAATTTCGACATTAGAGGATAAATCTCTCGGTTGTACACAAAAAGCAGGAACTTCTGACATTCAAGATGTATTGAAATATGGGGAATTGCTGAAGCGAAAGGGTCTAAATTTATTAAGTGCACCAGGAAATGATTTGGTTGCTTCATCTGCTCTTGCCGCTTCTGGCTGTCAGTTGGTTCTTTTTACAACAGGCAGAGGGACACCATTCGGCACGTTTGTCCCAACAATGAAGGTCTCGACGAATACAGCCTTATATGAAACAAAAAAACATTGGATTGACTTTAATGCGGGAGAACTGCTTGAAGATGTACCAGAAGATATTGTGTTAGAAAAATTTATTTCAACTGTCATTGATGTGGCGAGCGGGAAGCTATTGAATCATGAAAAAAACAATTTTAGAGAGCTGGCTATTTTCAAAACAGGTGTCACACTTTAA
- a CDS encoding ABC transporter substrate-binding protein produces the protein MNKKLMIIGFISLLMLIMVACGGGDKPKQSTTVSGSKNAGIEDSGDTATKTIEYLGKKYTLPKKTEKIVITGAMEAMEDAVVLDVHPAGAISVGGKFPKIFASITSDSESIGEKQQPNFEKILKLKPDVILGSSKFQQVVLNKLEKIAPTIPISHIATNWEANLELMADLTGKQKKANKILTQYKTDVKDAKASLKEKLKDKKVAIIRIRGAQAFVYPEDVYFNPVLYKELDLTVPQPVSLAKTQEAISVEQLGEMNPDYLFVQFSTDENQEAQQAFDDMKKNPVIQNMTAFKKDQVYINVVHPLLEGGPAYSRIQFLEALQQQLENK, from the coding sequence ATGAATAAAAAATTAATGATCATCGGCTTCATTTCCTTATTGATGCTGATCATGGTGGCATGCGGAGGAGGAGACAAGCCTAAGCAATCAACTACAGTCTCCGGAAGCAAAAATGCCGGAATTGAAGATTCAGGAGATACTGCTACGAAAACAATAGAGTATCTTGGGAAAAAGTATACCCTCCCGAAAAAAACCGAAAAAATCGTCATTACTGGGGCGATGGAAGCAATGGAAGATGCCGTTGTACTTGATGTTCATCCAGCAGGGGCAATATCAGTAGGAGGGAAATTCCCGAAAATATTTGCTTCAATCACAAGCGATTCCGAATCAATCGGTGAAAAACAGCAGCCGAATTTTGAGAAAATATTAAAATTGAAACCTGACGTTATTTTAGGCTCCTCTAAATTTCAACAAGTCGTATTAAACAAGTTAGAGAAAATTGCTCCGACCATTCCAATATCCCATATCGCGACAAATTGGGAGGCTAATTTAGAGCTAATGGCCGATTTAACAGGGAAACAGAAGAAAGCAAACAAAATCCTCACTCAATACAAAACAGATGTCAAAGACGCAAAAGCATCGTTAAAGGAGAAGCTCAAGGATAAAAAAGTAGCCATCATTCGAATTCGGGGAGCACAAGCCTTCGTATATCCAGAAGATGTGTATTTTAATCCTGTCTTGTATAAAGAATTGGATCTCACAGTTCCTCAACCGGTTAGCTTAGCAAAAACGCAAGAAGCAATCTCTGTCGAGCAGCTAGGGGAAATGAATCCGGATTATTTATTTGTACAATTTTCTACGGATGAAAATCAAGAGGCACAACAAGCATTTGATGACATGAAAAAGAATCCTGTTATTCAAAACATGACGGCCTTTAAAAAGGATCAGGTTTATATCAATGTGGTTCACCCACTCCTTGAAGGAGGACCTGCTTATAGCCGCATCCAATTTTTAGAAGCCTTGCAGCAGCAATTAGAAAATAAATGA
- a CDS encoding ABC transporter substrate-binding protein produces the protein MKKLTAIWLSLLLVMGVLAGCAGAETDHKAKSSQNNETAAAAFPVSIKDAAGKTVEIKEQPKRIVSLIPSNTEVAYALGLGDKMVGRSDFDNYPKEVEKVEKIGGLEFNVEKVISLKPDLVLAHASQMGSKEGFKQLEDAGIQVLTVNDATSFKDVYKSINTIGEATGAKEASTKLVDEMKAKLNHIKKQAEAISKDKQKTVFVEVSGTPEIYTTGTHTFMDEMLSVIHAKNAAGDQTGWVQMTEESIIKRNPDVIVTIDGSSLADLKKRDGWNAIKAVKEKQVFQLNTDLASRPGPRLVEGVEALAKSIYPDTFK, from the coding sequence ATGAAAAAGTTAACGGCCATTTGGCTATCGCTATTGCTTGTGATGGGTGTTTTAGCAGGATGTGCAGGTGCTGAAACAGACCATAAAGCAAAGAGTTCACAAAATAACGAAACAGCGGCTGCGGCATTTCCTGTCTCGATTAAAGATGCAGCTGGTAAAACAGTCGAAATCAAAGAACAGCCTAAACGTATTGTCTCATTAATTCCAAGTAATACAGAGGTTGCCTATGCGCTTGGTCTTGGAGATAAAATGGTTGGACGATCTGATTTTGACAATTATCCAAAGGAAGTTGAAAAGGTAGAGAAGATTGGCGGACTTGAATTCAATGTCGAGAAGGTGATTTCCTTAAAGCCTGATCTTGTACTAGCTCATGCCTCGCAGATGGGATCAAAAGAGGGATTTAAACAGCTAGAGGATGCAGGAATTCAAGTACTGACTGTAAATGATGCCACTTCCTTTAAGGATGTGTACAAATCGATCAATACGATCGGTGAAGCAACAGGTGCAAAAGAAGCATCAACAAAGCTTGTAGACGAGATGAAAGCAAAATTGAATCACATCAAGAAACAAGCAGAGGCGATCTCGAAAGACAAACAAAAAACAGTCTTTGTTGAAGTTTCAGGTACGCCTGAAATTTATACAACAGGTACTCATACATTTATGGATGAAATGCTTTCTGTTATCCATGCGAAAAATGCTGCTGGTGATCAAACTGGCTGGGTGCAAATGACAGAAGAATCGATTATCAAACGAAACCCTGACGTAATCGTCACAATTGATGGTTCCAGCTTAGCTGATCTGAAAAAGAGAGACGGCTGGAATGCGATCAAAGCAGTGAAGGAAAAACAAGTCTTTCAATTGAATACGGATCTCGCATCAAGACCGGGACCGCGATTGGTTGAAGGAGTCGAGGCTCTTGCGAAAAGCATCTATCCTGACACGTTCAAATAA
- a CDS encoding cob(I)yrinic acid a,c-diamide adenosyltransferase produces the protein MKLYTKTGDQGQTGLIGGRADKDDVRVEAYGMLDEANSFIGLAHAHLRQHGELFQDILSELIVIQHELFDCGGDLAVVKPPKEGKLTEASVAVLEQRMDDYVEEAAPLTKFILPGGQEGAALLHVARTVVRRAERHMVTLAKQEEIPAVALTYVNRLSDYLFAAARIVNHRLGEADVEYERSANVFRSK, from the coding sequence ATGAAACTTTATACAAAAACAGGGGATCAAGGTCAAACAGGCTTGATCGGCGGGAGAGCCGATAAGGATGATGTGAGAGTAGAGGCGTACGGCATGTTAGATGAGGCGAATAGCTTCATTGGACTCGCACATGCACATTTACGTCAGCATGGCGAATTGTTTCAAGACATTTTGTCAGAGCTGATTGTGATACAGCACGAGCTGTTTGACTGCGGCGGTGATTTGGCAGTAGTCAAACCACCGAAAGAAGGTAAATTAACTGAAGCGTCTGTAGCAGTCCTTGAGCAAAGAATGGATGACTATGTAGAAGAAGCCGCGCCTCTCACGAAGTTTATTTTACCGGGCGGCCAGGAAGGCGCAGCTCTCTTACATGTGGCGCGGACAGTCGTCAGAAGAGCAGAGCGGCATATGGTGACGCTTGCGAAGCAGGAGGAGATTCCAGCAGTTGCGCTCACATATGTAAACCGGCTCTCTGACTATTTATTTGCAGCCGCCCGAATCGTGAATCATCGGCTCGGTGAAGCGGATGTTGAATATGAACGAAGTGCAAACGTATTTCGTTCTAAATAA
- a CDS encoding heme ABC transporter ATP-binding protein: MIQVKEIKGGYGEKEVIRGISFEVNQGEFLGILGPNGSGKSTLLKMISGLLEPDSGEVRLSGQLIQSYRPKALAQKMAVLPQKTDQAFSFTVEETVQFGRYPYQKGWLQSVTQEDMRIVNKVMEQTDVAQFKNQSIHELSGGEQQRVYLAQALAQQPEYLLLDEPTSFLDLAYQKDLLDLIKEETTSSRLTVIGVFHDVNIASLYCDRLLLLGEGKTEIVGLPHHVLTPERINRVYETDVTPLQHPRRANPQLIIEPAGASVASNAKLADGWKTYGGEGMTFSLKQPLRILSSHQKKGGFFWKRSLGTGSDMLRDELDDREGLLFYNLTSGPKQFAAEDTDDDMVLYGMRHQEELTIWLVLKESISDGSSVQLMGQLVHMIKQETRMSIHHLCIAAAGMQETEGDEHLHERLKQKVHLLLYSLNAI, translated from the coding sequence ATGATTCAAGTGAAGGAAATCAAAGGTGGATATGGAGAGAAAGAGGTCATACGTGGCATCAGTTTTGAGGTAAATCAAGGGGAATTTCTCGGTATACTTGGTCCAAATGGAAGCGGGAAGTCGACCTTGCTTAAAATGATCTCTGGGTTGCTGGAACCTGATAGTGGTGAAGTACGCCTGAGCGGTCAACTGATTCAATCCTATCGTCCAAAGGCGCTTGCGCAAAAAATGGCTGTTCTACCGCAGAAAACGGACCAAGCCTTCTCATTTACAGTGGAAGAAACGGTTCAATTCGGTCGTTATCCATATCAAAAAGGATGGCTACAATCTGTTACCCAAGAGGATATGCGAATCGTAAACAAAGTAATGGAACAAACGGATGTTGCACAGTTTAAGAATCAATCTATTCATGAGCTAAGCGGGGGAGAACAGCAGCGTGTGTACTTGGCACAGGCATTAGCCCAGCAGCCTGAATATTTATTGCTGGATGAACCAACCAGTTTTCTTGATTTGGCCTATCAAAAGGATTTGCTTGATTTAATTAAAGAAGAGACCACTTCCTCTAGGCTAACGGTGATCGGTGTGTTTCATGATGTGAACATCGCCAGTTTGTATTGTGATCGGCTGCTGCTGCTTGGTGAAGGAAAGACGGAAATAGTAGGGCTGCCGCATCACGTCTTGACGCCTGAGCGAATCAACCGTGTGTATGAAACAGATGTAACACCGCTCCAACACCCGCGAAGGGCAAATCCTCAGCTGATCATTGAACCTGCGGGGGCTTCTGTAGCATCAAATGCAAAGTTAGCGGATGGGTGGAAAACGTATGGAGGAGAAGGAATGACGTTTTCCCTCAAACAGCCGCTCCGCATCCTTTCCTCACATCAGAAAAAGGGCGGCTTCTTTTGGAAAAGGTCTCTCGGAACGGGAAGTGACATGCTTCGTGACGAGTTGGATGATCGTGAGGGACTATTGTTTTATAACCTAACGAGTGGACCAAAACAATTTGCTGCTGAAGACACAGACGACGACATGGTGCTTTACGGTATGCGTCATCAAGAAGAGCTGACCATTTGGCTTGTATTGAAAGAGTCTATATCAGACGGATCGTCTGTTCAGCTTATGGGGCAGCTTGTCCACATGATAAAACAGGAGACGAGGATGTCCATTCATCATCTTTGTATCGCTGCTGCGGGTATGCAGGAAACAGAAGGTGATGAGCATTTACATGAAAGATTAAAGCAGAAAGTGCACCTTCTTCTTTATTCATTGAATGCCATTTAA
- a CDS encoding glycoside hydrolase family 28 protein, giving the protein MSRKRDLMYITAGTVLTGIGLTRLARQGKKDKEANGIDQVLKQIKAPLFPDREFNVVHYGADAKGTELSTDAIQSAIDDAHRLKGGRVLIPEGTFVTGALELKSHVELHLHEKAYVAFSQNRKDYLPLVLTRYEGVELYNYSPLIYAHHAENIAITGAGTLDGRGDEHHWWPWKYGTNGQPSQDRDRQLLFDMAEKRIPVEERVFGEGHYLRSSFIQPYQCQQVLIEGVTVKDSPMWQIHPVLSELVIVRGVHIIGHGPNTDGVNPESCRNVLIEDCYFDNGDDCIAIKSGRNEDGRRIGIPSENIVIRRNEMRDGHGGVTIGSEISGGVRYIYAENNVMDSPNLDRALRIKTNSVRGGTIEHIYFKNNTVKSLKHEVVCIDMMYEEGDAGPHRPVVRHIQVEGLKSSGGRYGVKIAAYSHSPVTNFNMKNCVIDHVTYPLSLENAVAPSFQKVVINGEQINK; this is encoded by the coding sequence GTGTCTAGAAAACGGGATTTGATGTATATCACAGCAGGAACGGTACTCACAGGAATCGGACTCACTCGTTTAGCAAGGCAAGGGAAGAAAGACAAAGAAGCAAACGGAATCGATCAAGTGTTAAAGCAGATAAAAGCACCACTGTTCCCTGATCGTGAATTTAATGTGGTTCATTATGGGGCAGATGCAAAAGGAACCGAGCTTTCAACAGATGCTATCCAGTCTGCCATTGATGATGCGCACCGTTTGAAAGGGGGACGTGTGCTGATTCCAGAAGGGACGTTTGTGACAGGTGCGCTAGAATTGAAGAGTCATGTAGAGCTGCATTTGCATGAGAAAGCGTATGTGGCATTCAGCCAAAACCGAAAGGATTATCTGCCGCTTGTACTGACAAGATATGAAGGGGTTGAGCTTTATAATTATTCACCTCTCATTTATGCACACCATGCAGAAAACATCGCCATTACAGGAGCTGGAACGCTTGATGGCAGAGGAGATGAGCATCATTGGTGGCCTTGGAAATATGGCACGAATGGCCAGCCTTCTCAAGATCGGGATCGTCAGCTTCTATTTGACATGGCTGAAAAGAGAATACCAGTAGAAGAAAGAGTGTTTGGAGAAGGGCATTATTTAAGATCAAGCTTTATCCAGCCCTACCAATGTCAGCAAGTTCTTATTGAGGGAGTGACAGTGAAGGATTCACCGATGTGGCAAATTCACCCTGTACTAAGTGAACTTGTGATTGTCCGTGGAGTTCATATTATCGGGCATGGACCAAACACAGATGGTGTCAATCCGGAGTCTTGCCGGAATGTGCTCATTGAAGATTGTTATTTTGATAATGGCGACGATTGTATTGCCATCAAATCTGGAAGGAACGAGGACGGACGGAGAATAGGGATTCCATCTGAAAACATTGTTATTCGTAGAAATGAGATGCGTGATGGACACGGCGGAGTGACGATTGGGAGTGAAATCTCTGGCGGGGTAAGGTATATCTATGCAGAGAATAATGTCATGGATAGTCCGAACCTTGACCGGGCACTGCGGATTAAAACCAACTCTGTCAGAGGCGGTACCATTGAACATATTTACTTTAAAAACAACACAGTCAAAAGCTTAAAGCATGAAGTGGTCTGTATCGACATGATGTATGAGGAAGGGGATGCGGGTCCACATCGTCCTGTTGTACGTCATATTCAAGTGGAAGGACTGAAAAGCAGCGGCGGACGATATGGTGTGAAAATAGCCGCCTACTCACATTCCCCCGTGACAAACTTCAACATGAAAAATTGTGTCATAGACCATGTGACGTATCCACTTTCTTTGGAGAATGCAGTAGCGCCTTCTTTTCAGAAAGTTGTCATCAATGGGGAACAAATTAATAAATAG
- a CDS encoding FecCD family ABC transporter permease — translation MRKASILTRSNKFIIAYTLSALLLVVSIGMGISFGSLGIPIPSILRIFVHELFGVQIGTIDSIDRNIMMNIRLPRVILAALVGAALALSGAAFQGLLKNPLADPYTLGVSQGASVGAVATLFFSLQLPLLGSFTLPFFSMTTALVTLCLVLFFARLVHRGMSISSLILTGVIFSSFLGALISLMIALTGDDLKEIIHWLLGSVSMRGWRYIVLFLPFFLIGTFALMLMGRDLNVMTYGEEKAKLLGVHVKRSKYIVLLAGSILTGSAVAVSGTIGFVGLVIPHFIRLLAITDHRHLLPLSMLNGASFLVLADVLSRTIIEPTELPIGIITALIGAPVFGIILIRKYRGGTHL, via the coding sequence TTGCGAAAAGCATCTATCCTGACACGTTCAAATAAATTCATCATCGCATACACACTAAGTGCTTTACTTCTTGTGGTGAGCATTGGAATGGGAATCTCCTTTGGAAGCTTAGGGATTCCCATTCCTTCTATTCTCCGTATATTTGTTCATGAACTATTCGGTGTGCAGATAGGCACAATAGATTCAATTGATCGCAATATTATGATGAATATCCGGCTGCCGAGAGTGATATTAGCGGCATTAGTCGGAGCAGCGCTGGCGTTATCTGGTGCAGCATTTCAAGGTTTATTAAAAAATCCTCTTGCTGACCCATATACACTGGGTGTATCACAAGGGGCATCAGTTGGAGCCGTCGCGACCCTATTTTTCAGTTTGCAGCTCCCTTTGCTCGGCAGTTTCACACTGCCTTTTTTCAGTATGACAACAGCGCTTGTGACCCTATGTCTCGTCCTCTTTTTTGCGCGTCTTGTCCATCGGGGGATGAGCATCTCCTCTTTAATTTTAACAGGGGTGATTTTCAGTTCTTTTTTGGGAGCGCTTATATCATTGATGATTGCCTTAACGGGTGATGATTTAAAAGAGATTATTCATTGGCTTCTTGGGAGTGTGTCCATGAGGGGCTGGCGCTATATTGTGCTTTTCCTTCCTTTCTTTCTGATTGGGACCTTTGCATTAATGCTGATGGGGCGAGATTTGAATGTCATGACGTATGGCGAGGAGAAGGCAAAGCTATTAGGTGTACATGTGAAAAGGAGCAAATATATCGTGCTGCTTGCTGGATCGATTCTGACTGGTAGTGCAGTAGCAGTGTCAGGGACAATTGGGTTTGTGGGACTTGTGATTCCGCATTTTATTCGCCTCTTAGCGATCACAGACCACCGGCACCTCCTGCCTTTGTCTATGCTGAATGGCGCTTCCTTTCTCGTTTTAGCAGACGTGTTATCACGTACGATCATTGAGCCGACTGAATTACCGATCGGCATCATCACAGCGTTAATTGGTGCCCCTGTATTCGGCATCATCCTCATCCGTAAATACAGAGGAGGGACGCATCTATGA